A window of the Clostridia bacterium genome harbors these coding sequences:
- the xseB gene encoding exodeoxyribonuclease VII small subunit produces the protein MPKDNRNLTYEEASQRLEAIVQRLEQEELSLDEALDLFEEAVILANYCRKTLSAAEQRLSVLLEKEDGRLLLEPFSLSEE, from the coding sequence GTGCCCAAGGACAACCGGAACCTAACGTATGAAGAAGCGTCGCAGCGGTTGGAAGCTATCGTGCAGCGCCTGGAACAGGAGGAACTGAGCCTGGACGAAGCCCTGGATCTATTTGAAGAAGCCGTCATTTTGGCCAACTATTGCAGGAAAACACTATCTGCTGCGGAACAGCGGCTGTCGGTCCTGCTGGAAAAGGAAGACGGCCGGCTATTACTGGAACCTTTTTCCCTATCGGAGGAATAA